One Amycolatopsis thermophila DNA segment encodes these proteins:
- the sucC gene encoding ADP-forming succinate--CoA ligase subunit beta — protein sequence MDLYEYQAKDLFAAHGVPVLPGAVASTPEEAQAAAEKIGGQVVVKAQVKTGGRGKAGGVKLAQNPAEAKEKAEAILGLDIKGHITHRVLVTEASDIAEEYYFSFLLDRANRTFLAMASAEGGMEIEQLAVERPEALAKVPVDAIAGVDKAKALEILTQGNFPEVIRDQAADVVVKLWETFVAEDATLVEVNPLVRDPQDKIVALDGKVTLDENASFRQPKQEELVDKQTEDPLEAKAKAKDLNYVKLDGEVGIIGNGAGLVMSTLDVVAYAGEKHGGVKPANFLDIGGGASAEVMAAGLDVILNDPAVKSVFVNVFGGITACDAVATGIVEALKILGDEATKPLVVRLDGNNVEEGRRILNEANHPLVTQVDTMDNAADKAAELAAAGA from the coding sequence GTGGACCTCTACGAATACCAGGCGAAGGACCTCTTCGCCGCCCACGGCGTGCCGGTACTGCCCGGCGCCGTCGCGAGCACCCCGGAAGAAGCCCAGGCCGCCGCCGAGAAGATCGGTGGCCAGGTCGTCGTCAAGGCCCAGGTGAAGACCGGTGGCCGCGGCAAGGCCGGTGGCGTCAAGCTCGCCCAGAACCCGGCCGAGGCCAAGGAGAAGGCGGAAGCCATCCTCGGCCTCGACATCAAGGGCCACATCACGCACCGCGTGCTGGTGACCGAGGCGTCCGACATCGCGGAGGAGTACTACTTCTCCTTCCTGCTGGACCGCGCGAACCGCACCTTCCTCGCCATGGCCTCGGCCGAAGGCGGCATGGAGATCGAGCAGCTGGCCGTGGAGCGGCCCGAGGCGCTCGCCAAGGTGCCGGTCGACGCGATCGCCGGTGTCGACAAGGCCAAGGCGCTGGAGATCCTGACCCAGGGCAACTTCCCCGAGGTCATCCGCGACCAGGCGGCCGACGTGGTCGTCAAGCTGTGGGAGACCTTCGTGGCCGAGGACGCCACGCTGGTCGAGGTCAACCCGCTGGTCCGCGACCCGCAGGACAAGATCGTCGCCCTCGACGGCAAGGTCACCCTCGACGAGAACGCCTCCTTCCGGCAGCCGAAGCAGGAGGAGCTCGTCGACAAGCAGACCGAGGACCCGCTGGAGGCCAAGGCCAAGGCGAAGGACCTCAACTACGTCAAGCTCGACGGCGAGGTCGGCATCATCGGCAACGGCGCGGGCCTGGTCATGTCCACCCTGGACGTGGTCGCCTACGCCGGCGAGAAGCACGGCGGCGTCAAGCCGGCCAACTTCCTCGACATCGGCGGCGGCGCCTCGGCCGAGGTCATGGCCGCCGGCCTGGACGTCATCCTGAACGACCCGGCCGTCAAGTCGGTGTTCGTCAACGTCTTCGGTGGCATCACCGCCTGCGACGCGGTCGCGACCGGCATCGTCGAGGCCCTCAAGATCCTGGGCGACGAGGCCACCAAGCCGCTCGTGGTCCGTCTCGACGGCAACAACGTCGAGGAAGGCCGCCGGATCCTGAACGAGGCCAACCACCCGCTCGTGACGCAGGTGGACACCATGGACAACGCGGCGGACAAGGCTGCCGAGCTCGCGGCGGCAGGAGCGTAA
- a CDS encoding amidohydrolase family protein, whose product MLLAGGSVLDVVTGEVTRADVLVSGERIVEVGPSLDDPERVDCSGGLLVPGFIDCHVHVAFQRYGPRSARTLAAVPVLRALLHAGVTTVRDAWGADAGLRMAVARGWIDGPELLISLRQLSATGGIGDHWDATDGALERFDDPSMPSPVFDGPDAARAAVRRMVRAGTDWIKVAVSGSLKRGPRAHDVQVTDAELAALVDEAGRQGGRWVMAHAHGARSAESAAVAGVRSVEHGTFLDSAAVSAMAAGGTWYVPTLSVTRGSGVAEAHTSSVRLALEAGIPIAAGSDAVSGYDRVLDEVGLLAAAGLGPLDAVRAATSAGARLLGLDDRGSVAAGLRADLVLLDGTDLEVADLAGRVRAVWRGGRRVR is encoded by the coding sequence ATGCTGCTCGCCGGTGGGTCGGTCCTGGATGTCGTCACCGGCGAGGTGACGCGGGCGGACGTGCTGGTGTCGGGCGAGCGGATCGTCGAGGTCGGCCCGTCCCTCGACGATCCGGAGCGGGTCGACTGCTCCGGTGGGCTGCTCGTGCCCGGGTTCATCGACTGCCACGTGCACGTGGCGTTCCAGCGGTATGGGCCGCGCAGTGCGCGCACCCTGGCCGCCGTGCCGGTGTTGCGGGCGCTGCTGCACGCCGGTGTGACGACCGTGCGCGACGCGTGGGGCGCGGACGCCGGGTTGCGGATGGCCGTCGCCCGGGGCTGGATCGACGGCCCGGAGTTGCTGATCAGCCTGCGGCAACTGTCCGCCACGGGCGGGATCGGTGATCATTGGGACGCCACGGACGGTGCGCTGGAGCGGTTCGACGACCCGTCGATGCCGTCCCCGGTGTTCGACGGTCCGGACGCGGCGCGTGCGGCGGTGCGGCGGATGGTGCGCGCCGGAACGGACTGGATCAAGGTGGCGGTGAGCGGCTCGCTGAAACGGGGACCGCGCGCGCACGACGTCCAGGTGACCGACGCCGAGTTGGCCGCCCTGGTGGACGAAGCGGGGCGGCAGGGCGGCCGGTGGGTGATGGCGCACGCGCACGGTGCCCGGTCCGCGGAGTCGGCCGCCGTGGCCGGGGTGCGCAGCGTCGAGCACGGCACCTTCCTGGACTCTGCCGCGGTGTCCGCGATGGCTGCCGGGGGGACGTGGTACGTGCCCACGCTGTCGGTCACGCGGGGCTCCGGCGTCGCGGAGGCGCACACCAGTTCGGTGCGGCTGGCACTGGAGGCCGGCATCCCGATCGCCGCCGGTTCCGATGCGGTGTCCGGTTACGACCGGGTGCTGGACGAGGTGGGCTTGCTCGCGGCGGCCGGCCTGGGTCCGCTGGACGCGGTGCGCGCGGCGACGTCGGCGGGCGCCCGCTTGCTGGGCCTGGACGACCGGGGCTCGGTGGCGGCGGGGCTGCGGGCGGACCTCGTGCTGCTCGACGGCACCGATCTCGAGGTGGCGGACCTGGCCGGCCGCGTCCGGGCGGTCTGGCGAGGCGGGCGCCGGGTTCGCTGA
- the pcrA gene encoding DNA helicase PcrA, with protein MSTLFDLPAEPPARPAPGRHADLLADLNPAQREAVTHAGAPLLVVAGAGSGKTRVLTRRIAYLLAERGVHPGEIMAITFTNKAAAEMRERVSDLVGRRANAMWVSTFHSMCVRLLRREAKTLDMSSNFSIYDADDTRRLVTLVARDLDIDPKRYPARALAVHISNHKNELTGPEDAAAKASNDLERRVAEVYTEYQRRLRLANAFDFDDLIMRTVELFQAFPDVAEHYRRRFRHVLVDEYQDTNHAQYTLVRELAGTEATESGVEPAELCVVGDADQSIYAFRGATIRNIEEFERDFPNARTILLEQNYRSTQTILSAANAVISRNPNRRDKRLWTDSGDGEKIGVYVADNEHDEAAFVAGEIDALVDQGEAKYSDVAVFYRTNNQSRVFEEIFIRLGLPYRVVGGVRFYERREVRDALAYLRVLANPEDTVSLRRILNVPKRGIGERAEAVVATHAERERISFAAALRDAVAGKVALLNPRSQKAIAGFVELLDGLIELVEDGTEVADVLEAVLERTGYRTELEDSDDPQDASRVDNLTELVTVAREFAEQAAELGPVTEDDAGVPEPGSLPAFLERVSLVADADSVPSPDEDGEEEDSGVVTLMTVHTAKGLEYPVVFCTGWEDGVFPHLRALGEPAELAEERRLAYVAITRARQRLYLSRAITRSAWGQPMTNPASRFFDEVPAELLDWRREEPSSASEPSFGSPRAATTWGRRSRFGEDSAQAGIAARGMRSTPFKGWQNTVALKLAVGDRVNHDKYGLGTVVEASGEGPRATATIDFGSAGKVKLMLIGSVPMVKL; from the coding sequence TCCCCGCCGAGCCGCCCGCGCGCCCCGCGCCGGGCCGCCATGCCGACCTGCTCGCCGACCTCAACCCCGCGCAACGGGAAGCGGTCACGCACGCCGGGGCGCCGCTGCTGGTGGTGGCCGGCGCCGGCTCGGGCAAGACGCGTGTGCTGACCCGCCGCATCGCCTACCTGCTGGCCGAGCGTGGCGTGCACCCCGGCGAGATCATGGCGATCACGTTCACCAACAAGGCCGCGGCCGAGATGCGCGAGCGCGTCAGCGACCTCGTCGGCAGGCGGGCGAACGCGATGTGGGTGTCGACGTTCCACTCGATGTGCGTGCGGCTGCTGCGCCGCGAGGCCAAGACGCTGGACATGTCGTCGAACTTCTCGATCTACGACGCCGACGACACCCGCCGCCTGGTCACGCTCGTGGCGCGCGACCTGGACATCGACCCCAAGCGCTACCCGGCCCGCGCGCTGGCCGTGCACATCTCCAACCACAAGAACGAGCTGACCGGCCCCGAGGACGCCGCGGCGAAGGCGTCCAACGACCTGGAGCGCCGGGTCGCCGAGGTCTACACCGAGTACCAGCGGCGGCTGCGGCTGGCGAACGCGTTCGACTTCGACGACCTGATCATGCGCACGGTCGAGCTGTTCCAGGCCTTCCCCGACGTCGCCGAGCACTACCGGCGCCGGTTCCGGCACGTCCTGGTCGACGAGTACCAGGACACCAACCACGCGCAGTACACGCTGGTGCGGGAGCTGGCCGGCACCGAGGCCACCGAGTCCGGCGTCGAGCCCGCCGAGCTGTGCGTGGTGGGTGACGCGGACCAGTCGATCTACGCCTTCCGCGGCGCGACCATCCGCAACATCGAGGAGTTCGAGCGCGACTTCCCGAACGCGCGCACGATCCTGCTGGAGCAGAACTACCGCTCCACCCAGACCATCCTGTCGGCGGCCAACGCGGTCATCTCGCGCAACCCGAACCGGCGGGACAAGCGGCTGTGGACCGACTCCGGCGACGGCGAGAAGATCGGCGTCTACGTCGCCGACAACGAGCACGACGAGGCCGCCTTCGTCGCGGGCGAGATCGACGCGCTGGTCGACCAGGGCGAGGCGAAGTACTCCGACGTCGCGGTCTTCTACCGCACCAACAACCAGTCGCGGGTGTTCGAGGAGATCTTCATCCGGCTCGGGCTGCCGTACCGGGTGGTCGGCGGTGTCCGGTTCTACGAGCGGCGCGAGGTCCGGGACGCGCTGGCCTACCTGCGGGTGCTGGCCAACCCGGAGGACACGGTGAGCCTGCGGCGCATCCTCAACGTGCCCAAGCGGGGCATCGGCGAGCGGGCCGAAGCCGTCGTGGCCACGCACGCGGAGCGGGAGCGGATCTCGTTCGCGGCCGCGCTGCGCGACGCCGTGGCCGGCAAGGTCGCCCTGCTCAACCCGCGTTCGCAGAAGGCGATCGCCGGGTTCGTCGAACTGCTCGACGGCCTGATCGAGCTGGTCGAGGACGGCACCGAGGTCGCCGACGTCCTGGAGGCCGTGCTGGAGCGCACCGGGTACCGGACCGAGCTGGAGGATTCCGACGATCCGCAGGACGCTTCGCGGGTGGACAACCTGACCGAGCTCGTGACCGTCGCGCGTGAGTTCGCGGAGCAGGCGGCCGAACTGGGGCCGGTCACCGAGGACGACGCGGGCGTACCCGAGCCGGGGTCGCTGCCGGCGTTCCTGGAGCGCGTGTCGCTGGTCGCGGACGCGGATTCGGTGCCCAGCCCGGACGAGGACGGCGAGGAAGAGGACTCCGGTGTGGTCACGCTGATGACCGTGCACACCGCGAAGGGCCTGGAGTACCCGGTCGTGTTCTGCACCGGCTGGGAGGACGGTGTCTTCCCGCACCTGCGCGCGCTCGGCGAACCCGCCGAGTTGGCCGAGGAACGGCGGCTGGCGTACGTGGCGATCACGCGGGCCCGGCAGCGGCTGTACCTGAGCCGGGCGATCACGCGCTCGGCGTGGGGCCAGCCGATGACGAACCCGGCGTCCCGGTTCTTCGACGAGGTCCCGGCCGAGCTGCTGGACTGGCGCCGGGAGGAGCCGTCGTCGGCATCGGAGCCGTCCTTCGGGTCCCCGCGTGCGGCGACCACCTGGGGGCGGCGCTCGCGCTTCGGCGAGGACTCCGCCCAGGCCGGCATCGCGGCCCGCGGCATGCGGTCGACCCCGTTCAAGGGCTGGCAGAACACGGTCGCGCTGAAGCTCGCGGTGGGCGACCGGGTCAACCACGACAAGTACGGCCTGGGCACCGTCGTCGAAGCCTCCGGGGAAGGCCCCCGCGCGACGGCGACCATCGACTTCGGCAGCGCGGGCAAGGTGAAGCTGATGCTGATCGGCAGCGTGCCGATGGTGAAGTTGTAG
- a CDS encoding DUF5336 domain-containing protein translates to MTFPSGGPGYPQQGGGGQPPGTGGFPQQHPQAQPGPSLSPANLSMILTLFIALLGLVNYFIAFSEESQGADQPLLFLLVGGLLAGLSVVPRAPRALPFAVLFSVLGALTAILVVVHIPDQAETPGIITVILILGILQMLVAIAALLFDSGVLKMPQPQAPQYGQPYGQPGQFGQGPGEQAKGGPSGTQYGPPVNPPQAQSTVYAPQQGQFYNPAAKPEGQQGQPGQHPGTPPGGSPQS, encoded by the coding sequence ATGACGTTCCCCAGTGGTGGACCGGGATACCCGCAGCAGGGCGGCGGTGGCCAGCCCCCGGGGACCGGCGGGTTCCCCCAGCAGCACCCGCAGGCGCAGCCGGGGCCGAGCCTCTCGCCGGCGAACCTGAGCATGATCCTGACGCTGTTCATCGCCCTGCTGGGCCTGGTGAACTACTTCATCGCGTTCTCCGAGGAGTCGCAGGGCGCGGACCAGCCGCTGCTGTTCCTGCTGGTCGGCGGCCTGCTGGCCGGGCTGTCGGTGGTGCCGAGGGCGCCGCGCGCGCTGCCGTTCGCGGTGCTGTTCAGCGTGCTGGGCGCGCTGACCGCGATCCTCGTGGTCGTGCACATCCCGGATCAGGCGGAGACCCCGGGGATCATCACGGTGATCCTGATCCTCGGCATCCTGCAGATGCTGGTGGCGATCGCGGCGCTGCTGTTCGACTCGGGTGTGCTGAAGATGCCGCAGCCGCAGGCGCCGCAGTACGGCCAGCCCTACGGTCAGCCGGGCCAGTTCGGACAGGGCCCCGGTGAGCAGGCGAAGGGTGGCCCGTCCGGCACCCAGTACGGGCCGCCGGTGAACCCGCCCCAGGCCCAGTCGACGGTGTACGCGCCGCAGCAGGGCCAGTTCTACAACCCGGCCGCCAAGCCCGAAGGGCAGCAGGGCCAGCCGGGCCAGCACCCGGGCACCCCGCCCGGTGGCAGCCCGCAGAGCTGA
- a CDS encoding cell division protein PerM, whose translation MRDPQRRGERSPVARAKVFAAAVLGPLVTGYVVVAALFGLVTALASAAEVSVAGVLHAAGPGWLAAYQVPVTIAGRPLGVLPLLATAGVVAVIARAAANATGRLGHRDLGDALPLIAAVASAHAVAGLAIALFDNAATVRVEPLSAFAVPAVVAGVAAAGGVASRSDVAAAIRDYLDPLAVRGLRAGALGLAGLLAVGALVHTIGLVLASGTIRELFASNAPGFGSGAGMLLLSLGYLPNAVVGGLAFVTGPGFSIGSFSISAFTFDGGPVPGLPVLAGVPEHQAHWWPLLMLLPAAVGALLGWTLRRSEDSPLARLRIVGIAGALVGFGCVLLGTLAGGRLGGGAFDPVSIPVGLVSVAAFAWIAVPGGLVAWFAGPRARPEPAPEPEPAEEPEVEPELEAELDELDAELDEIAEELEEDLEDTGEDTGDDAEEPADEVDDEEDDEEDEPEPEESEEPPPTDGKPEEPS comes from the coding sequence GTGAGGGACCCGCAGCGCCGGGGCGAGCGCTCTCCGGTGGCGCGGGCGAAGGTGTTCGCCGCGGCGGTCCTCGGCCCCCTCGTCACCGGCTATGTCGTGGTCGCCGCCCTGTTCGGCCTGGTCACCGCCCTGGCATCGGCGGCGGAGGTCTCCGTCGCCGGCGTGTTGCACGCCGCCGGGCCGGGCTGGCTCGCCGCCTACCAGGTGCCGGTGACGATCGCGGGCCGGCCGTTGGGCGTGTTGCCGCTGCTCGCCACGGCCGGGGTGGTCGCCGTGATCGCGCGTGCGGCCGCGAACGCCACCGGCCGCCTCGGCCACCGGGACCTCGGCGACGCCCTGCCCCTGATCGCCGCCGTCGCGAGTGCGCACGCCGTGGCCGGGCTGGCGATCGCGCTGTTCGACAACGCCGCCACGGTCCGGGTCGAGCCGCTGTCCGCCTTCGCCGTGCCCGCGGTCGTCGCGGGGGTCGCGGCCGCGGGCGGCGTCGCCTCCCGGTCCGACGTCGCGGCCGCCATCCGCGACTACCTCGACCCGCTCGCGGTGCGCGGACTGCGGGCCGGCGCGCTCGGGCTGGCCGGGCTGCTCGCGGTCGGCGCGCTCGTGCACACGATCGGACTGGTGCTTGCCTCGGGCACGATCCGCGAGCTGTTCGCGTCCAACGCGCCCGGGTTCGGCAGCGGCGCCGGGATGCTGCTGCTGTCGCTGGGCTACCTGCCCAACGCGGTCGTCGGCGGGCTGGCGTTCGTCACCGGGCCGGGGTTCTCGATCGGCTCGTTCTCGATCAGCGCCTTCACCTTCGACGGCGGCCCGGTGCCGGGACTGCCGGTGCTCGCCGGGGTCCCCGAGCACCAGGCGCACTGGTGGCCGCTGCTGATGCTGCTGCCGGCCGCGGTCGGCGCCCTGCTCGGCTGGACGCTGCGCCGCAGCGAGGACAGCCCGCTCGCCCGGCTGCGGATCGTCGGCATCGCGGGCGCACTGGTGGGCTTCGGTTGTGTGCTGTTGGGCACTCTCGCCGGCGGACGGCTCGGCGGCGGCGCGTTCGACCCGGTGAGCATCCCGGTCGGACTGGTCTCGGTCGCCGCGTTCGCCTGGATCGCGGTGCCGGGCGGGCTGGTCGCGTGGTTCGCCGGCCCGCGGGCGCGGCCGGAGCCCGCACCGGAACCCGAGCCCGCGGAAGAACCCGAGGTCGAGCCCGAACTCGAGGCCGAGCTCGACGAGCTGGACGCCGAGCTGGACGAGATCGCCGAGGAGCTCGAAGAGGACCTCGAAGACACCGGGGAGGACACCGGCGACGACGCCGAAGAGCCCGCCGACGAGGTGGACGACGAGGAGGACGACGAGGAGGACGAACCCGAACCGGAGGAGTCCGAAGAGCCCCCGCCCACCGACGGGAAGCCGGAAGAGCCCAGCTAG
- the sucD gene encoding succinate--CoA ligase subunit alpha, producing MSIFLDSSSKIIVQGITGSEGTKHATKMLQAGSNIVGGVNARKAGQTVTIAGKDLTVFGTVEEAMKETGADVSVIFVPPKFAKDAVIEAIDAEIPLAVVITEGIPVHDSAYFWAHAVAKGNKTRIIGPNCPGVISPGKSNAGIIPANITGPGKIGLVSKSGTLTYQMMYELRDIGFSTAVGIGGDPIIGTTHIDALEAFQADPETEVIVMIGEIGGDAEERAAAYIKENVTKPVVGYVAGFTAPEGKTMGHAGAIVSGSAGTAQAKKEALEAAGVKVGKTPSETAALARELYENLH from the coding sequence ATGTCGATCTTCCTCGATTCCAGCAGCAAGATCATCGTTCAGGGCATCACCGGGTCCGAGGGCACCAAGCACGCGACCAAGATGCTGCAGGCCGGCTCGAACATCGTCGGTGGCGTCAACGCCCGCAAGGCGGGCCAGACGGTCACCATCGCCGGCAAGGACCTCACCGTGTTCGGCACGGTCGAGGAGGCCATGAAGGAGACCGGCGCCGACGTGTCGGTCATCTTCGTGCCGCCGAAGTTCGCCAAGGACGCGGTCATCGAGGCCATCGACGCCGAGATCCCGCTCGCCGTGGTCATCACCGAGGGCATCCCGGTGCACGACTCGGCGTACTTCTGGGCGCACGCGGTCGCCAAGGGCAACAAGACCCGCATCATCGGCCCGAACTGCCCCGGCGTCATCTCGCCGGGCAAGTCGAACGCCGGCATCATCCCGGCCAACATCACCGGCCCGGGCAAGATCGGCCTGGTGTCCAAGTCGGGCACGCTGACCTACCAGATGATGTACGAGCTGCGCGACATCGGCTTCTCCACGGCCGTCGGCATCGGTGGCGACCCGATCATCGGCACCACGCACATCGACGCTCTGGAGGCCTTCCAGGCCGACCCGGAGACCGAGGTCATCGTCATGATCGGTGAGATCGGTGGCGACGCCGAGGAGCGGGCCGCGGCCTACATCAAGGAGAACGTGACCAAGCCGGTCGTCGGCTACGTCGCGGGCTTCACCGCCCCCGAGGGCAAGACCATGGGTCACGCGGGCGCGATCGTGTCCGGCTCGGCCGGTACCGCGCAGGCGAAGAAGGAGGCCCTCGAGGCCGCGGGCGTGAAGGTCGGCAAGACGCCGTCCGAGACCGCCGCGCTGGCCCGGGAGCTGTACGAGAACCTGCACTGA
- a CDS encoding M23 family metallopeptidase: MARYRSPGGQAPSPELDDDALDGAVVRVRGAHRLPAPSSALRGRVVVAAVAAGAFAAAAAGQTLHAVQTSDADVTPLANSEDASASFAVGGDAPTGAPEILPASNFVDATAEVQRLTDSENVTMARQARDAEAARAAAEEASRPKTCLPAKGTYTSGFGARWGATHYGIDIANSIGTPIYAASDGTVIEAGPASGFGLWVRIQLDDGTIHVYGHVNSYSVREGQKVKCGQQIAEIGNRGQSTGPHLHFEVWQNGTKKIDPRPWLAARGIYL; encoded by the coding sequence TTGGCTCGATACCGCTCCCCCGGCGGCCAAGCTCCTTCCCCGGAACTCGATGACGACGCTCTGGACGGCGCCGTCGTCCGTGTCCGGGGCGCCCACCGGCTCCCCGCGCCGTCGTCGGCGCTGCGCGGCCGGGTCGTGGTCGCCGCCGTCGCAGCAGGCGCGTTCGCCGCGGCCGCCGCGGGACAGACCCTCCACGCCGTGCAGACCTCCGACGCGGACGTGACCCCGCTGGCCAACTCCGAGGACGCCAGCGCGTCGTTCGCCGTCGGCGGCGACGCCCCGACCGGCGCGCCCGAGATCCTCCCCGCCTCGAACTTCGTCGACGCCACCGCCGAGGTGCAGCGCCTCACCGACAGCGAGAACGTCACGATGGCCCGTCAGGCCCGTGACGCCGAGGCGGCCCGCGCCGCGGCCGAGGAGGCCTCCCGCCCCAAGACCTGCCTGCCCGCCAAGGGCACCTACACCTCCGGCTTCGGTGCGCGGTGGGGCGCCACGCACTACGGCATCGACATCGCGAACTCGATCGGCACCCCGATCTACGCCGCCTCCGACGGGACGGTGATCGAGGCCGGGCCGGCCAGCGGTTTCGGCCTCTGGGTGAGGATCCAGCTCGACGACGGCACCATCCACGTGTACGGCCACGTGAACAGCTACTCGGTGCGCGAGGGCCAGAAGGTCAAGTGCGGCCAGCAGATCGCCGAGATCGGCAACCGCGGCCAGAGCACCGGGCCGCACCTGCACTTCGAGGTCTGGCAGAACGGCACCAAGAAGATCGACCCGCGGCCGTGGCTGGCGGCCCGCGGCATCTACCTCTGA